In Ailuropoda melanoleuca isolate Jingjing chromosome 7, ASM200744v2, whole genome shotgun sequence, one genomic interval encodes:
- the LOC100478321 gene encoding interferon alpha-1/2 — MALPFSFLVALVVLSGNSLCSLGCDLPQNHGLFAWRALTLLGQMKRMSASSCDGYTHDFAFPKEVVDGKQLQKAQALSVVHVMDQKIFHVFCTEPSSAAWNRTLLEEFCSGLSEQLSVLEACPMQAAGVGETPVRNVDSILRNYFQRISLYLQEKQYSPCAWETVRAEITSSLFSSAILQEGLRRKK; from the coding sequence ATggccctgcccttctccttcttGGTGGCCCTGGTGGTGCTCAGCGGCaactccctctgctctctgggaTGTGACCTGCCTCAGAACCATGGCCTGTTTGCCTGGAGGGCCTTGACGCTCCTGGGACAAATGAAGAGAATGTCTGCTAGCTCTTGTGACGGGTACACACATGACTTTGCCTTCCCCAAGGAGGTGGTTGATGGCAAGCAGTTGCAGAAGGCTCAAGCCCTCTCGGTCGTGCATGTGATGGACCAGAAGATCTTCCACGTCTTCTGCACAGAGCCCTCATCTGCTGCTTGGAACAGGACCCTCCTAGAGGAATTCTGCTCGGGACTTTCTGAGCAGCTGAGCGTCCTGGAAGCCTGTCCCATGCAGGCGGCGGGAGTGGGAGAGACTCCCGTCAGGAATGTGGACTCCATCCTGAGGAACTACTTCCAAAGAATCTCCCTCTACCTGCAAGAGAAGCAATACAGCCCTTGTGCCTGGGAGACTGTCAGAGCAGAAATCACGAGCTCCTTGTTTTCATCAGCGATCTTGCAAGAAGGACTAAGGCGCAAGAAATGA